DNA from Gammaproteobacteria bacterium:
GCAGGTCGCGCAGTGCCAGCGTGGGCCGCTCGTTCACCAGCGCGGCGTATTCGCGATAGGCGCTGCGGTCGCCGGTTTTGACCGCCCGTTGCAGTGTCTGCACCACGTCGGGGTTGTAGGCGTGTTCTTCGCCGCCGTGGACAAATTTCAGCAGGCCGCCCTGTTCGATGTTCTTGCGCGGGTTCCAGGCCAGCTTGGCCAGGTTGCGCTGATCGGCATCGATGTCGTCGAAGTGGGTGCCCTGCAGGCGGTTGGTGGTGCCGGCGAAACACAGATCCACTACCTCCTGATGCAGGCCGACGGATTCAAACAGCTGGGCGCCACGGTAGCTGGAGATGGTGGATATGCCCATCTTCGAGGTAACTTTAAATAGTCCCTTGTTGATGCCCTTGCGATATTGATGCATCAGCTCGGCGCAATTGGGTTCGGTGATCTCGCCGGTGCGCTGCATATCCTGAATACAGGCGTAGGCCAGGTAGGGATATACCGCAGTGGCGCCGTAACCGATCAGCACGGCCATGTGGTGTGCATCCCGGGCGGTGCCGGTTTCGACAATAATGTTGGCGTCGCAACGCAGGCCTTCATGGATCAGGCGATGGTGTACCGCGCCGGTGGCGAGCAGTGCATGCACCGGGATGCGGTCGGGCGCGATGTTGCGGTCCGTCAGCACCAGTAGCACGATGCCGGACTTGACGGCGGCCACGGCCTGATCGGTGATGTGGCTGATGGCATCCTGCAGTTTGCCGTTCTCGTCGTAATGCAGCTCAATCCGGGTGCTGGCGTAGTCGCCATCGAGGCCGATAAGCTGATCGAACTTGGTGGTGGACAGCACCGGTGAGTTCATCAGGATGCGATTGGCATGCGCGGGTGATTCCTCGAACATGTTCATTTCACGGCCGAAACAGGTCTCCAGCGACATGACGATTTGTTCGCGAATGGGATCGATCGGCGGATTGGTGACCTGTGCAAACTGTTGACGGAAATAGTCATACAGCGAGCGTGCCTTGCGTGACAGTACCGGCATGGGGGTGTCGTCACCCATGGAGCCGATGGCCTCCTGGCCGTCTTCGGCCAGCACCCGCAGCACCTGGTCGCGCTCCTCGAAGCTAACCTGAAATAGTTTCTGATAGGTGTCTAGGGTATCGCTGTCCATGGGCAGACCACAGACTTCACCGTTGAGCGTGGTGGTGATGCGTCGGGCACCAGCGGCCAGCCACTGTTTGTAGGGCTGGCGTCCCTTGAGCATGGCGTTGACGTCTTCCGGCAACAGCAGTTTGCCGGTTTCGGTGTCGGCCGCCAGCATCTCGCCGGGCTTGAGGCGGCCCTTGGCCACCACGTCTTCGGGCCGGTAATCGTACACGCCGATTTCTGAGGCCAGGGTGATGTGACGGTCCCGGGTGATCACCCAGCGCGCCGGGCGCAGGCCGTTGCGGTCGGTGGAACAGGCGGCATAACGGCCATCGGTCATCACGATACCGGCCGGCCCATCCCAGGGTTCCATGTGCATGGAGTTGTATTCGTAGTAGGCGCGCAGGTCAGGGTCCATGTTGGTGACGTTCTGCCAGGCGGGCGGCACCAGCAGGCGCATGGCGCGGAAGATATCCATGCCGCCGGCCAGCAGGGCCTCCAGCATGTTGTCCATGCTGTTGGAGTCGGAGCCCGTCATCGACACCAGCGGGCGGACATCGGCCATGGGGATGGTGGGGCTCTCGAATTTGTGGCCGCGGGCCACGGACCAGTTGCGGTTACCCTCGACGGTGTTGATCTCGCCGTTATGCGCCAGGTAGCGGAAGGGCTGGGCCAGGCGCCACTGTGGCCAGGTGTTGGTGGAAAAGCGCTGATGGAAAACGGCGATGGCGGTTTCCATGCGCTTGTCGTTCAGGTCGGGATAGAACTGCGGCAGGTGCGCGGGCATCACCAGGCCTTTGTAGGAGATCACCCGTGATGATAGGGTGGGGATATAAAACACGGGGTCGCCGCCCTCAATGGCCTTTTCGCAACGCCGGCGCGCGATATAGAGGTGCTGCTCGAAGCGCAGGCTGTCCATGCCGGCCGGGGCGTTGATGAAGATCTGCTCGATGACCGGCAGTGAGGCCAGCGCCTCGTCACCACAGGCATTGCTGTCTGTCGGCACGGTGCGCCAGCCCAGTACCTCCAGGCCCTCGGCGCGGAGTTCGGTTTCGAGTTGCTGGCGGGCGGTGCTGGCGAGGCCGGCATCGGTATTGAGGAACACCATGCCGACCGCGTAATTGTCCGCCAGCTCGAAGCCCAGCTCCTGTGCACATAGGCGCAGGAAACCGTCTGGCCGCTTCAGCAACAGGCCGCAGCCGTCACCGGTCTTGCCGTCCGCCGCCACCGCGCCGCGATGGGTCAGGCGGGCCAGCGCGCCGATGGCGGTTTCCACCAGCCAGTGGCTGGCCTTGTCGTCCATCTGGGCGATGAGGCCAAAACCACAGTTGTCCTTTTCAAAGCGGGGGCGATACAGGCCCTCGGCATTCGGCGGCTGGTTCGGTGTTTTTTTCACGGGTACGTTTTCCACGTTAGTCTCGTGCCTGTCGGCATTGGTGATAAGGCAGCATTCGGTTAATAATCATTGGCTTGCCGACCTTTTTGGGGGGCGGGCAGGGCGCGGGGCGCGCCTGCGATAAAAGCCTTTCCCGGCGCAAATGGCCCAGCATTATAGCGGGGCGCCAGACTCGGTTCAATGCGGCGAAAAGTCAGTGTTATCGAGGCGTGCGGCCAGATCGGGTGTTAGCACGGTGTGGAGGGGGGTGGAGCGGGATTACGGCGTCAGCCCGGTTCCGTTCAGCTCCTGTTGCAGCGGCCTCAGGCTGCGCACCCAGGGGTTCTGTAGACGCAGGCCTTTGGGCAGGCGGGCGCGGGCATCGATGGCCTGCTGTTTGTCGGTGAAAATGCCGTGGATCAGGCCGAACCAGGGCCGGTTGTTGCGGGTGGATTGATACACCGCCAGGGGCTCCCCGGGTGAGTGCCGTTGAATAAAGGCGCGCAGGGTCTTGATGTCGTTGCCGGCCACCAGTTGCAGGGTGTAGTGCCCGGGATCCTGCGCCTGTATCCAGTCGCTGCGCTGGCCGGGCAGGTCGGCGGGGATAAGGTTTGGTCGCGCGGTGGATGGGCCGACGGTTGCCGCGCCGGGGGCCGGAGGGGGCTCGGCGAGGGTGCTGGCGGCCATGCTGTCCAGCACCGGGGCTGCGCCCGGCACGGTGGGGGGCGGCGGTGCCGGGCTGGTGGTGACGCTGAGGGGGGGCGAGGGTGGCTCGGTCTCGGCTGCGTCGCCTTCCGGCGCAGGCGTGGCATCGGGTTCTTTTGCGCCGTAGATCTTTTCGACAATGGCGGTCGGCTGATCGGCATCCGGTTCCGCGGGTGCAGCAGGCGGGGCTGGTGCGAGGACCGGGTCGGTATCGATGTCCGCAGCGGTATCGGCAGTGATCGTGGTCGTCTGGTTGCGGGGCAGTGAGGCGGCGTCCGGCAGGCTGAGCGGTTGTTGGCGGGAGGCGGTTTGGGCGTCGTTGCTGTGTTCCAGCCAGGCATTGAATTCACCCTGAAAGATCAGTAACGCGCTAATTACGGTTATGCCGATGAGGGTGGCCAGCGTCCGCGGCAGGTTGAGGCTTGCGAGACGGTGGCCGGCCGTGGCGGCGCTGGTGGTGGGAGCGGTCTCGACCAGTAGGTTGTGAGCCAGGCGGTTGATCTCTCCCGGCCAGCCGCGTGATTGGCGGTGAATTTTTCGTAGCGCCACATCGGTGAAGGGCTTGCTGTCGGCGAAGTGGGCCGCGGACAGGCGGTGCAGGATGTAGTGGGTGGTCTGTTCGCTATCGAAGGCGGGGAGTTCGATCTTGTGATGCACGATAGCGCTATGGGGTTCCAGTAGCGGATCGGTCAGGTTCTCATCGAGTTTGTCGGTGCCAAACAGCACAATCCTCAGCAGCGGTTTATTGTCCCTGCTGGTGAGGCCGGCGAGCGCCAACACACATTTGAGCGCGGTGACGGGCAGTCGCTCGGCGTCATCGATGAGCATGACGGCCTGGCGGGCGCTGTGTTGCAGTGAGTCGAAGTGATGTTCGAGATGTTCAAGCAGTTCGGCATGGGTGGCGCCATGAAACTGCAGTCCCATCTGATGAAACAGCTGTTGCACGAGTTTGCGTTCATCAAGGCCGTTTTTTGCCTCAATGCGCGCGACCTTCCAGGTGTCCAGCGCGTGTAGCTGGAACTGCTGCAGGAGTGTGGTCTTGCCGCTGCCCTCGGGGCCGCTGACCAGCATGAGTTCGTTGCCGTACTGGGTAAGGTGAAGCAGGATGTCGAGTTTCTGCTGGCGCGTGGGTTCGGCGTAAAAGAGGTCGTCTTCAATGCCATCGCCAAAGGGTTCGCGGCTCATGCCGTAGGCGATAACATAGGAATGCGGTGATGTGCTGAGGTGTTCGTTCATGCTGCTCATGCTGGTTAAGAGGGCCTCTGTTCGCCGGTGGCAAAAACAATACGGTAGCCGCGTTTGATTTGCGCGTCACGTGCCTTGATGAGCGCGTCCATTGCCTGCTCGTGGTCATTAAAATGTAGCCGGGTGACCTTGCCGGAGACGCCCTGTTGTCCGGACTCCTTTACCAGGGTCCAGCCATTGATAAGATCCTCCTGCAAAAACAGGTGATAGTAGCGTGGGTAGGTGTCCGCCGTGGGGGGTGTCTGTAGGTAGAGGCGCATGGGCCGGATTGTGCGTGGTGCCCGGTTTCAGGTCAATTCAGTGGCATTAAAAATGCGTTCGTATTCGCGAATGGCGTAGCGATCGGTCATCCCGGCAATGTAGTCCGCAATGCCGCGCGCACGGCCGGCATGCTGGTCCCGGTTTTCGAGGGTCTTCACGCGTTGTTGCTGTTCGGGCGGCAACAGCAAGGGGTCGTTGATGAAGGCATCGAATAACGAGCGGATGATGCTGGCGGCCTTGGCGGTCATCCGGTGAACGCGATAGTGGCGATACAGGTTGTGATGCAGGAATTGCTTGAGCTCAAGATTCATCGCTGTCATTTCATCGCTGAAGCCGACCAGTGGCTGTGAATGCCGGGTGATGTCTTCGCGCGTTTGCGGCTGGTGGTCGTGCAGGCGTTGGGCGCTGCTGGTGAGGAAATCCGATACCTGTCGGTTGATCATGCGGCGAATGATTTCATGCACGGCGCGTTTGTCGACGATGCCGGGATATTTCTGCTTCACCGCCGCATGCTGCTCGGCAAACAGTTGGACCTCACAGAGGCCGTCAATGGTAATCAGTCCGGCGCGGAGGCCGTCATCGACGTCATGATTGTTGTAGGCGATCTGGTCGGCAATGTTGGTGATCTGGGCCTCAAGCCCGGGCTGATGTCGGTCCAGGAAGCGCTGGCCCAGTTCGCCAAGCCGCCGGGCGTTGCTGGCCGAACAGTGTTTCAAGATACCTTCACGGGTCTCAAAGGTGAGGTTGAGGCCATTGAAATCGGCGTATTTTTCTTCAAGCTCATCGATGATGCGTAGCGACTGCAGATTGTGTTCAAAGCCGCCGTAGTCGCGCATGCAGTCATTAAGCACATCCTGTCCGGCATGGCCAAACGGGGTGTGGCCGAGATCATGGGCCAGGGCGATGGTTTCGGTGAGGACCTCGTTGAGCTTCAGCACGCGGGCGATGGAGCGGCTGATCTGCGCAACCTCGATGGAGTGGGTGAGCCGGGTGCGGAACATGTCGCCTTCGTGATTAACGAACACCTGGGTCTTGTATTCGAGGCGGCGGAAGGCGCCGGAGTGCACGATGCGATCCCGGTCGCGCTGAAATTCGCTGCGCGTATTGGGTGGCGGTTCAGGGAATTGCCGACCGCGTGAATGACATTCGCGGGTGGCGTAGGGGGCGAGCCCGTCCGCGGATAGCGGAGTGGGGGGTATGGTATCAGCGCTCACGAGTCATCACGGTTGGCTGCCTGGTGAAAGGCATCAAGGGTCTCGCGCAGGGCTTGGGGGTCGTAGTCGGCGCTGACATAGCCGGCACCGATGGCGGATAAAAGCACCAGGCGGATGACGCCGGACTGCACCTTTTTGTCCACAGCCATCAGCTGCATGAAACGCTCGGCATCCATTTGCGCGGGGATCCTGGTCGGCAGTCTGGCGGCCGCGATCAATGCCTGTGTGCGTTGCAACTCCTCAGCCGACAACCCGCCCAGGCGGTGCGAGAGGTCGGCGGCCATCAGCATGCCGGTGCCGACGGCCTCGCCATGCAGCCAGGCACCATAGCCCATGCCGGCCTCGATGGCATGACCGAAGGTGTGTCCCAGGTTGAGCAGGGCGCGCGGCCCGGCCTCCTTTTCATCCGCGGCGACCACCGTCGCCTTGTTCTGGCAGGAGCGTTCGATGGCATAGGCCAGTGTTTCGGGGTCGCGGGCCAACAGGGCGGCAATGTTCGACTCCAGCCACGTAAACAGCTCGGCGTCGGAGATCAGCCCGTATTTAATCACCTCGGCAAGCCCGGCGGAGAGTTGCCGGTCGTCAAGCGTGGTGAGGGTGTTGATGTCGATGATGACGCATTCTGGCTGGTGGAAGGCGCCGATCATGTTTTTGCCCAGCGGGTGATTGACGCCGGTTTTTCCACCCACCGAGGAATCCACCTGCGCCAGCAGGGTGGTGGGTATCTGGATAAAGTTGACCCCACGCTGATAGCAGGCCGCGGCGAAGCCGGTGATGTCGCCCACCACGCCGCCACCCAGGGCGATAAGGGTGCACTGGCGATCGAAGCGATGGCTGAGCAGGGCGTCGAAGATGAGGTTGGTGGTCTCCAGGGTTTTGTATTGTTCTCCATCGGGGAGGATGACGGATTCGCAGTGGTAATCCTTGAGCGCGCCGAGGGTCTGTTGGAGATACAGCGGGGCAACGGTTTCGTTGCTGACGATTAACACCTGTTTACCGCGTATGTGCGGCGTCAACAGATAATCCTGGCCAAGCAGGTTCTGGCCAATGTGAATGGGATAATTGCGCAGCTTGAGATTGACGGTCAGGGTTTTCATATTTTTATCGGTTGTCTGTGTGTGCGTTCCGGTCGTCGCCAAGGGGGCTTGGTGCCCGCCGTTTATAATCCACGCTCGGCGACCAGGGCCAGTATTTTGTTGACCACGCTGCGCGCCGGGCCGGCATCGGTTTCGATAATCACATCGGCAACCTCCCGGTAGAGAGGGTCGCGGATGCGGAGGATTTCTTCCAGCGCTTTGCGGGGGTCTGCGGTCTTCAGCAGCGGGCGATTTTTGTCTTTCGTGGTGCGATTGAAGAGGTGGTCAAGGGGGGCGCTGAGATAGATGACAAAACCCTGGCGGGTGATCTGATCACGATTTTCAGGATCGAGAATGGCGCCGCCGCCGGTTGCCAGAACAATGTCCTGTTTGCTGGTCAGTTCGGCAATGACCGATTTCTCCCGCCGCCGAAACCCATCTTCTCCTTCCATCTCAAAGATCAGCGGTATGTTCACACCGGTGCGCTCCTCGATGACACGATCGCTGTCGTAAAAGGCTCTCCCCAGCTGGCGGGCGAGTTGTTTGCCAATGGTGGTCTTGCCTGCGCCCATCGGGCCAACAAAGATGATGTTTTGTGCCATTCTGCCTCGGAAGATCGGTTTGCAGGGATTATATCGGGTTTGGTGCGGGGATGACTAATGCTGTGTCGATCGGCGCAGGTTGTGTCATCAGCGGGTGTGAGTAAGGTGGGAAAATCCGGTCAATGGATGTTGGTGAGGAACTAGATGAAAGATAGCAAGAGGAATAATAGGAGGAATAAATAGAAACGGCACCTGAGGCGCCGTTTCTATTTATGGACGTGTTGGCAGTTGCTGTGGTTACTTGTTGCCGAGTTCCTGTTTGAGGATTTTGGGTGTCACAAAAATCAGCAGCTCGCTCTTCTTGCTGAGTTCCCGGGTCGTCCGGAACAGGACGCCAATGAAGGGCAGATCGCCAAGGAAGGGGACGCGGTCACTCTCGTTGCGTGTTTCCTGCTCATAGACGCCACCCAGTACCACGGTTTCACCATTATTCATCAATACCTGGGTCTCGATCTCCTTGGTGTCAATGCTGGGGATAACGGATCCGTTTTCGCCTGAGAATCGCTCACCGATACTGTCCTTGTTGATCTTGAGATCAAGTATGATGCGGTCGTCGGGGGTGATCTGTGGTGTCACGCGCAAGGCCAGTACCGCCTCCTTGAAGGAGATGGTTGTTGCGCCACTGGAAGAGGCCTCCAGGTATGGGATCTCTGTGCCCTGTTGAATGAGGGCCTCTTTCTGGTTGGCGGTGATGACGCGGGGGTTTGAAACCACTTCACCGCGGGCCTCAAGTTGCAGGGCAGATAGCTCCAGATCGAGCAAGGTATTGGCGCCCAGAATGGAAAGGGCTATACGACCTGCATTGGGGGCTGCAACCGGCATGTTCACGTTCATACGTTGAGGTATGCCGCCCGCACCTGTGGGGATGCTGATAGGGTAGGGGCTAGCGCCACTGGTGTCGGCCAGGTTATCCAACGCTGAACCGGCCATGGCATCGGTGGCGTTGATGGTGCCGGAGCCAAAGATCAGGTCGCTGTTTCTGTCATTGATGGAGGTAACACCGAAGCGAACACCAAGGTCCTTGGCGAAATCGTCATCGGCGATCACGATGCGTGACTCGATCATGACCTGGCGGACAGGGATGTCCAGGGTCTTGATCAGCTCGCGGGCGGCATCCAGCCGGTCCGCCGTATCGGATACCAGCAGGATATTGGTGCGTTCGTCGACGGTGGAATGACCGCGTTCGGAAATGATGCCGCCCTTTGATGAGAGTATTGTTGCGATTTCCGAGGCCTTGGCAAAGTTGATCTGTATCAGCTGGGTCTTGATGGGGGCCAGTTCTTCGATCTGTTTGTTCGCCTCAAGCTCCAGTTTTTCCTGCGCGGCGATCTCTTCTGCCGGCGCAACCATGATGACATTGCCGGCCTTGCGCATCGCCAGGCCCTTGGTTTTCAGAATCAGATCAAGCGCCTGATCCCAGGGGACATTTTTCAGGCGGAGTGTCAGGTTGCCCTGTACCGAGTCGCTGGTCACCATGTTCAGGCTGGTGAAGTCCGCGATGAGCTGCAGGACGGCGCGCACCTCGATATCCTGAAAGTTCAGTGACAGGCGCTCTCCGGTATAACCAAACTGGTCTTTCTTGGCGGCTGCGGTCTTTTCCTTTGGAATCTCTTTCACCTCGATGGTGTAGCTGTTACCGGCATGGTAGGCCAGGTATTCGTAGTCGCCGCTGGGGGTGATGGCCAGGCGGGTGCGGTCGCCGGATTGCGTGGTGTCGATAAATTGTACCGGCGTGGCAAAATCGGTGACATCCAGGCGCTGTTGCAGGGTGCTGGGCAGTTCGGTGTCGCCGAATTCGACAAAAATCTGATGACCCGATTCGCCGGTGCTGATCGGCGTGTCGCCATCGGACAGACCAATGATGATCTTGCCCTCGCCGTCTTTGCCGCGGCGGAAGTCAATGCTGTTGATGCGATGTAGGGCGGAGGAGCCAGCCACCGCTGCTGCTGCGCCCGCGGTTGCGCTGGCGGCCGGTGTTGCCTGCGCCGTGCGACTGCCGGCAAGGGTGATAATGACATTGTTGCCTGAGACTTCACTCTCGAAGGGGATCAGCTGCACCAGGTTCAAGATGATACGGGTACGGTCCCCGGCCTCTACGGCGGTCACGCTCTTGGCGAAGCCGATGCCGATATTTTTGCTCTTCCAGTCCAGGATGCTGCCGGTGTTGGGGAAGTCCAGCACGATGCGTGCGGGATTGTCGATGGTGAAATTGCCGGGGTTGGTGGCAGGGCCAGAGAAGTTGAGACGGACCTGTACGCTGTCGCCGGGCAGGGAGGTGAAGGTGATGTCCTTCAGTTTCTTGGTGCTGCCATTGCTCTCGGCCTTCTTGATGGGCGTCGCGGTGTCGGTGAATTCGGCAGCGGGCGCCGCGACGGTTTCAGCCGGGGGGGCTGGGACGGCTGCGGTCTCGGCGGCCGGTGCTGAGGCCTCATCGCCAATCTTCAGAAAGATGTTTTTGCCTTCGGTGCGAAGTTCATAGCTAACCAGTTTGTCGAGGTTGACGCTGACACGGGTGCGACCCTTTTCCTGTACGGCCTTGACGGTCTGGGCGACGCCGACATCGACGGGCAGCGGCAGGCTCCAGGGCAGGTTGTTATTCACGCCAGCCAGATCGAGCGAGATGCGTGCGGGGCTTTTTGAGGTGAAGTCAGTAGGCTGTGGGGCGTCGCCGGACAGGGCCATGCGAATCTCCACCGTATTGTCCGGAAGCTTTTTAAAGTCGATGAAATCCAGGGAAAGCTCCGGCGCATCGGCTGCAAATGCGGATGTGAGCGCAAGCATGCCGTAAAACAGGATAAGGCTCAGGCAGCGTAATTTTGGTTTCATCATTTTATTCTCACGTGCGCGCATAGTATTTGATCCAAATAATCGAGTGAAAAAGCCCATTACAAAGTCCTCGCTGGCATCATTCGCTTGCAACCAGGGTTGATGTGCGTTCAATCCATCCCCCCAGGCCGTCTGGAACGATTTCCCTTAATTCAATCTCTGTTTCGGTAATTTTTGTGATGCGGCCATTATTTTTGCCGAGGTGCTTGCCGATGGTGGTGCGGTATAGGGTGCCATCGCTTGAGCGAATAAGCGCCCATAATTGACCATTTTTTTCCAGGCTACCCATCATTTTCAGGCTGCCCAGTGCGTACTGTTCCAGTACGTCCCTGGCCCTGCTCATATCGGGTCGCAAGCCATTGTTTGATTCCATGGCCTGGATTTCGACCGTGGGCTCGAAGGGATTCCTGGTGGTGCTGTCGTTGTAGGTAAAAACCTCAAACTCCTGTGGTTTGGGGAGTGGTGGTATGCGGCTCTTCTGCCGCGACTTCACATCGGCAATATATTCCTGCAGCTCCACCGTGGCCTCATCGCTGCAGGCAGACAGCCCGACAATAATACAGGCCGCGAGGATGCAGCGCGCGATGGTGCTGCGCCTGATCTGCAGGCGGATCCTGGACTTGCCCTCAAGGCCATCGTTTCGGAGGCTATTGGCCGTAACCATTATTTCTTACCCCGTGGTTTGCGTTGCTTTTTGCTGTTGCTGCTTTCTTCGTCTTTGTCGAGGTAGCGATAGGTTCTTGCCGTGGCCTCCATGGTCATGCGGCTGTCATCTCCCGGTTTGGCTTTTGAGGAGAGGGTCAGGTCATGCAGTGTAACGATTCGTGACAGGGCTGCGGTGGCGCTGGCAAAGTTGCCGAACTGATGATAATTGCCTTTGACTCGGATTTGAATGGGTAACTCGGCATAGAATTCTTTTGGGGTTTCAGCCTCGGGTTTGAAGAGTTCAAATTCCAGCCCGCTGATGATGCCGATGCGTGAGATATCGACAAGTAGTCCGGCCACCTCGGTTTCACCCGGCAGCTGTTGCAGCAGCGCGCCAAAGGAACGCTGCATTTCCAGCATCTGCTCTTTGTAGGCCGCCAGGTTAACGGCCTTGGCCTGCTTGGTTTCAAATTCCTGCTTGAGGGTCGTTTCCTTCTGTTGCGCGGCCTCAAGCTCAAGCAGTTGGTCGCTGGTGTCCAAATAATAGCCGGCGAATAACAGCGTGGTGCAGAGCAGCAGGATAACAATAGCCTTGGCGGCGATGGGCCAGCTGCCAATATTATTGGGATCGAGGTTGTTAAGGTCTTTCAGGTCAGACAGGTTCATTTGTCGGCCTTCTCGGTTTTTGGAACGGCTTGTGAGACTTTCATCTGGAACCAGCTGGCGCCCGGGTATTCCTTGACGTCGGACTTGATGACCTCAAGTCTGGGGTTGGTTAACCAGGGCGATTTGTCCAGATTGCGCATCAGCTCCGAGACATAGTCGTTGGAGTCGGCAACGCCGGTCAGATCGATCTCTCGACCTTTGCGGGAGAGGGTGATCAGAAATACCTTTTCCGGCATGCTGGTGGCGATCTCATCAAATATATGCACGATCTCAGGGCGACTGCTCTGCAGTTCCTGAATGACCTTCATGCGCGCCAGCAGGGCGGCCTTCTCTTTTTCGAGGCTCTCGATTTCTTTGATGTCCTTGTCGACCTGCGCAATCTGATCCGTCATGAACTGATTGCGGTTGTTTTGTTCCTCAATAACGCCCGCCATACGGATATGAACCAGCACGATAATGCCGAGCATCATGATGGCTGCGCCAGCCGCGATGTTGATGAAGGTGCGCTGTTTCTCGCGCCGTTCGTCTTCACGCCAGGGGAGTAGATTAATGTGTGGCATTAGTCGAAGCTCCTTAGCGCAAGTCCGCAGGCAATCATCAGCGCCGGTGCGTCATTGCTCAATGCCTGTGCCTTGACCTTGGAGACCAGTGACATATTAGTGAAGGGATTGGCAATCGAAGTGCTGGTGCCGACCCGCTCTTCGATGAGTTCATCGACACCGGGAATGGACGCGCTACCGCCGGCCAGCACGATATGGTTGACTGAATTATGCTGGCTGGACGAAAAAAAGAACTGTAGTGAACGGCTGACCTGCTGGGTCATGGCATCCTTGAAGGGATCCAGCACCTCGGGCACATAATTGTCAGGCAGGCCACCCTGGCGCTTGGCCATGCCGGCTTCCTCGTAGGACAGGCCGTAGCGGCGCTGGATTTCTTCCGTGAGCTGCTTGCCGCCGAAAACCTGGTCGCGGGTATAAATGATCTTTTCGTTGTGTAATACGCTGAGGGTCGTCATGGTGGCGCCCACATCAATGATGGCGATGGTTTTGTCTGCCGTGCCCCCGGGGATCTGTGAGGTAATGAGGCTAAAGGCATTTTCCAGGGTGTAGGCCTCGATATCCACAATCCTGGCGGTGAGCCCGCCCAGTTCGACGGCGGCGACACGGGAGTCGACATTCTCGCTACGCGAGGCCGCCAGCAACACATCGACTGTATCGGGATTGTCATCCGAGGGCCCGAGGATTTCGAAATCCAGATTCACCTCTTCCAGGGAATAGGGAATGTATTGGTCCGCTTCCAGTTCAATCTGGCTTTCCATCTCATCTTCGGAAAGCGAGGCCGGCATGGTGATCACCTTGGTGATGACCGAAGAGCCGGCGACGGCGACGGCGGCGAACTTGCTGCGTGAGCCGGCACGTTTTACCACGCGTCGGATGGCCTCACCGACGGCTTCGACGTCAGTAATATTTTTTTCAACGACCGAATTGGGTGGCAGTGGTTCCGCTGCATAGGCCTCGACACGGTAGCCGTCACCATGGCGACTTAACTCCAGCAGTTTTACCGAAGTTGAGCTAATGTCCAGTCCAATGAGTGGAGGTTTTTTATGAGCAAAGAGATCTGCTATTCGCACGTTTTATTTCCCATTATCATACTCGCAAGCAGATTATCGGTAGTGAATTTGGAAACTTTACTATAGATTACGGATTGTCGAAGAATATTTAGTATTAGGTTGATCTAATTAGAAGTTTTATACTTACCCCTTGTCAATATCCATGAACACTATCACAAATTTTTGTATCTGATGTCTTCTTTTAAACTCCCTGTACGCTGGTTGCTGATTTCTGCAGTGACTGGTGTTTTTTTGATCGCCCTTGGTCTGTCGGCGATTGCCCTTTTTATTGTGCCCGACTTGCCGTCCATTGAGAGTCTCAAGGACGTGCAATTCCAGGTGCCGTTGCGGGTATACACGCGCG
Protein-coding regions in this window:
- a CDS encoding type 4a pilus biogenesis protein PilO encodes the protein MNLSDLKDLNNLDPNNIGSWPIAAKAIVILLLCTTLLFAGYYLDTSDQLLELEAAQQKETTLKQEFETKQAKAVNLAAYKEQMLEMQRSFGALLQQLPGETEVAGLLVDISRIGIISGLEFELFKPEAETPKEFYAELPIQIRVKGNYHQFGNFASATAALSRIVTLHDLTLSSKAKPGDDSRMTMEATARTYRYLDKDEESSNSKKQRKPRGKK
- a CDS encoding PilN domain-containing protein; the encoded protein is MPHINLLPWREDERREKQRTFINIAAGAAIMMLGIIVLVHIRMAGVIEEQNNRNQFMTDQIAQVDKDIKEIESLEKEKAALLARMKVIQELQSSRPEIVHIFDEIATSMPEKVFLITLSRKGREIDLTGVADSNDYVSELMRNLDKSPWLTNPRLEVIKSDVKEYPGASWFQMKVSQAVPKTEKADK
- a CDS encoding pilus assembly protein PilM, with protein sequence MADLFAHKKPPLIGLDISSTSVKLLELSRHGDGYRVEAYAAEPLPPNSVVEKNITDVEAVGEAIRRVVKRAGSRSKFAAVAVAGSSVITKVITMPASLSEDEMESQIELEADQYIPYSLEEVNLDFEILGPSDDNPDTVDVLLAASRSENVDSRVAAVELGGLTARIVDIEAYTLENAFSLITSQIPGGTADKTIAIIDVGATMTTLSVLHNEKIIYTRDQVFGGKQLTEEIQRRYGLSYEEAGMAKRQGGLPDNYVPEVLDPFKDAMTQQVSRSLQFFFSSSQHNSVNHIVLAGGSASIPGVDELIEERVGTSTSIANPFTNMSLVSKVKAQALSNDAPALMIACGLALRSFD